In Proteus vulgaris, one DNA window encodes the following:
- a CDS encoding helix-turn-helix domain-containing protein, translated as MEVFNTTQKHLRRAIDLVGGQSALARAINSKQQNVWFWLNKSGRVPAEFVLSIEQATQGQVTRSQLRPDIYPACPSELKASNQ; from the coding sequence ATGGAAGTGTTCAACACGACACAAAAACATCTCCGCCGTGCCATTGACTTGGTCGGCGGGCAATCAGCATTAGCACGAGCCATCAACTCAAAACAGCAAAACGTCTGGTTTTGGTTGAATAAATCAGGGCGTGTTCCCGCTGAATTCGTTTTATCCATCGAACAAGCTACGCAAGGACAGGTAACCCGATCTCAGTTAAGACCGGACATCTATCCCGCATGCCCAAGCGAGCTGAAAGCCAGTAACCAGTAG